One part of the Ciona intestinalis chromosome 5, KH, whole genome shotgun sequence genome encodes these proteins:
- the LOC100182097 gene encoding uncharacterized protein LOC100182097 isoform X1, with product MNRRFVHPSIYGQVYAPPQNQFLPAHCPILPPPGFILPNEVCQVPLPLLSYPQLPYGLPDAYGRYTSCYIPQPPGYPPTTYNVAPPGMLHLRSPWPAMVEPPHPPPYPPLSYATQHTNTTQQPEPGTKCDGGHATGLATTAPLFDQQQNTRQKKRRQRNITNNQSKHIRKTSSNRIRYITSLRKINRSKHLMRSRRMSNNSHRKSVSVEPVELSSIAIETDHGEYESCDENDEITQDNEFVWDAKQSMDETNISEKQQFIHSNIEPHPKNPDYTIITNDKSFSYVNYNPDVLPTKLDRMWLQIGPVQKQNEKIPKTSTNINTSLDVAFKSPRSDERHSNKQTDSVNRNSAWKATGSGYKCCSDSNQPKKVVQPCQHLKSCLFCCCTPCLQKQGINRTFEANHNLEPIIQDDSEVWDESKNRATKKGDNNQDLNSSKSLVAGGESETLKLCVSGLWWDQSTNAGFTEAKVVSENSNSATSDAEQSVDSSEIEISGPFIQEMDDLVIVDTAPSRNVSSHHNEEYDINHNVSLNKESPACDTTKDRKKLDVDWEAIRSVVPQDYITRSYTDEGTAEVYDIGSNVVGGVSSSSLSSFVETRIADDDEAIVAVIDKNNATDIRNVHAGMGEENNMVNTSYDTSTPVRTVFTTVHGKRVMTPTTSARAGWGKQDVKLLLLSNRDNSKIDSKSSKDEDIANSGSKDESHLINENTISNAQSTSAATLVRNKPLLLTSQVRTSRSVLPSKKSKSVPTSPFRTSSIPQHLTLSRLSSSYYGTADTSPARFNNITCDGSPISYSVNPSNKSPDTTYLLTPASSVLEFLAPKSKIVSNEKQTQELKSQTHKIAQKSLVKSKTTSQLISKSNCQVLQKKTRKTMPRIVKKTNTLKQKQTSDSAYTSPSSCPSSRTITPGVSPDKPPVQLGSYGSKTVVKAKHKKSVSSRPKSSAARRNLTPNVDKESSKPVSTKVIFSEDSKSRSSKSSTTTDASLSIVTQSKIKVANLRLRQDEIKKKQLSKITSVTKPTTVVGKKPPSRRSPRIRKEKLSVTKKANQDLTDDTNNVQTNKKTGKSLEKSEICIKKSVLFDKSTENVLPSSCSGSKLTLISVGKTEVSSTLTRGRVKSSIKNIVNNLVNQSVYQKPETVSSPSLNALTCGSKPKAVQATEDEIAFPTSPQVRQRPSTVPTTPTQQVVCCRQLSASLSDVFYDTTVEESFLTSVCSFFPEPVKKPLQSSGEQSNRSKVQPTSTYIAFSQPTFTPPRTNLEMKKIPFRPNRTNHCVVDSSLKQQPRGQTLSKDLEDEVRQSAQLLLNSVSTNKSHCILSTTLEEVKQSPKVNLLNVNKDKVNSEQAFPDSSRRKSLDIATQTSEEEDSNIVKTSEQQTSSKLKLNVPPKKPPRSASPNSIPSVIKESRSKPKTPPVGINAKNTTQSENFPYYHLFPAFTGISPLRQPPFLSPTFIPVNIDHQFISSPTFPAFVVAGETQRSSISASSGNDSVSYQMPTIQQAYYHSSKGPSTSYAALGVHPGYPQPSRKKLVKTSRASLYKSNRGSKNTPVYPHVPHPRGPPSRKVNPIRRRRSYPGLLSSAAVAKARLSRRVATSNMRQQYISNNLNFSHPSGRIQRRPRFVRSSLTEDVILETLTKGALSPTFLTKPSTKKINKGSLNKKETNEATSIAGLPTKHGTKEVLKEENKNVDLIKDNLQEKDVLTAPIMSSGIKSGEEVPTGHHKIELNDISNQDQKKGHGKAKNPLSKNKTFNFC from the exons ATGAACAGAAGATTTGTGCACCCTAGTATATATGGACAGGTATATGCTCCACCGCAAAATCAATTTCTACCAGCACATTGCCCAATACTTCCACCTCCTGGCTTTATTCTACCAAATG AAGTTTGTCAAGTTCCTTTGCCGCTTCTATCATATCCCCAGTTACCATACGGATTACCAGATGCGTATGGAAGATATACTTCATGCTACATCCCTCAACCACCTGGCTACCCACCAACTACGTACAACGTTGCTCCACCAG GAATGCTTCACCTAAGAAGTCCATGGCCAGCAATGGTTGAACCCCCCCACCCCCCACCATATCCACCACTTAGCTATGCAACACAACACACAAATACAACTCAACAACCTGAACCTGGAACCAAATGTGATGGTGGTCACGCAACTGGATTAGCTACGACTGCACCtctttttg ACCAGCAACAAAATACTCGACAAAAAAAACGGAGACAAAGAAACATAACCAACAACCAATCAAAACATATTCGTAAAACATCATCCAATCGGATTCGTTACATCACATCATTAAGAAAAATTAATCGTTCTAAACATTTGATG agaaGCAGACGAATGTCAAATAATTCTCACCGAAAATCAGTTTCTGTTGAACCTGTTGAGCTGAGTAGCATCGCAATTGAAACAG ATCATGGTGAATATGAATCATGTGAtgaaaatgatgaaataacCCAAGACAATGAATTTGTGTGGGATGCTAAACAAAGTATggatgaaacaaatataagtgaaaaacaacagttca TTCATTCGAACATAGAACCTCATCCCAAAAACCCTGACTACACAATCATCACAAATGACAAATCATTTTCATATGTCAACTATAATCCTGATGTTCTTCCAACTAAACTGGATAGGATGTGGTTACAG ATTGGGCCAGTgcaaaaacagaatgaaaagattCCCAAGACTTCTACAAATATCAACACTTCACTTGATGTTGCATTCAAATCACCTCGAAGTGATGAACGTCATTCTAATAAACAAACCGATTCTGTCAACAGGAACAGTGCTTGGAAGGCTACAGGCAGCGGATACAAATGCTGTAGTGActcaaaccaaccaaaaaaaGTTGTGCAGCCATGTCAGCATTTAAAGTCCTGTTTGTTCTGTTGTTGCACACCTTGCTTGCAGAAGCAGGGAATAAATCGAACATTTGAAGCAAATCATAACCTGGAACCAATAATACAAGATGATTCTGAAGTTTGGGATGAAAGTAAGAATAGAGCCACAAAAAAAGGTGATAATAATCAAGATTTAAACTCCTCAAAATCTTTAGTTGCTGGTGGCGAAagtgaaacattaaaattgtGTGTTAGTGGCTTGTGGTGGGACCAGAGTACTAATGCTGGTTTCACTGAAGCAAAAGTTGTATCTGAAAACAGTAACTCAGCCACTAGTGATGCTGAACAAAGTGTTGATTCGTCCGAGATAGAAATATCTGGACCATTTATTCAAGAAATGGATGATTTAGTAATAGTAGACACTGCCCCAAGTCGCAACGTATCATCTCACCACAATGAAGAATATGATATAAATCACAATGTTTCTTTGAATAAAGAAAGTCCAGCATGTGACACCACTAAAGATCGTAAGAAACTTGATGTTGACTGGGAAGCCATACGTTCAGTTGTACCACAagattatataacaagatcaTACACTGATGAAGGGACAGCGGAAGTTTATGATATCGGATCAAATGTTGTTGGTGGTGTATCCTCATCCTCGCTGTCATCATTCGTGGAAACAAGGATAGCTGATGATGATGAAGCAATTGTTGCAGTGATTGATAAAAACAATGCAACAGACATCCGTAATGTACATGCTGGTATGGGGGAGGAGAATAACATGGTAAATACTTCATATGATACCTCCACACCTGTAAGAACAGTTTTTACCACCGTCCATGGTAAACGTGTTATGACACCAACTACTTCAGCAAGGGCAGGTTGGGGAAAGCAAGATGTCAAACTTCTTTTGCTGTCGAACAGAGACAACTCAAAAATTGATTCAAAGTCAAGCAAAGATGAGGATATTGCTAACAGTGGTAGTAAAGATGAAAGtcatttaataaatgaaaataccaTTTCCAATGCACAAAGTACATCAGCAGCCACTTTAGTACGCAACAAACCATTGCTTCTTACTTCTCAGGTTCGTACCTCACGAAGTGTCCTAccatcaaaaaaatcaaaatctgTTCCTACCAGTCCTTTTCGAACCTCCAGCATTCCTCAACATCTAACGCTTTCCAGACTTTCCTCAAGTTACTATGGTACAGCTGATACAAGCCCTGCACGTTTTAACAACATTACCTGTGATGGTTCGCCTATCTCATACAGTGTTAACCCCTCCAACAAATCACCAGATACCACATACTTGTTAACACCAGCATCATCAGTGTTGGAATTTCTTGCTCCAAAGTCAAAAATAGTTTCTAATGAAAAGCAAACACAAGAGCTTAAATCTCAAACACATAAAATCGCTCAAAAGTCCCTGGTTAAATCAAAGACAACTTCTCAACTAATTTCTAAGAGTAATTGTCAGGTTCTtcagaaaaaaacaagaaaaacaatGCCTCGTATTGTAAAGAAGAcaaacactttaaaacaaaaacaaacatcgGATTCTGCGTACACCTCTCCTTCATCTTGTCCTAGTTCACGAACTATTACACCCGGTGTTTCCCCTGATAAGCCACCAGTACAATTGGGAAGTTATGGATCCAAAACTGTGGTGAAGGCGAAGCATAAAAAGAGTGTTTCATCTCGACCTAAAAGTTCCGCAGCACGAAGAAATTTGACTCCAAACGTTGATAAAGAAAGTTCTAAACCAGTATCGACAAAAGTAATTTTCAGTGAAGATTCAAAATCTAGGTCTTCAAAGTCATCTACAACAACTGATGCATCTCTTTCCATTGTTACCCagagtaaaataaaagtagcAAACCTAAGGTTAAGACAGgatgaaattaaaaagaaacaacttAGCAAAATAACATCAGTTACAAAACCTACTACTGTGGTTGGAAAAAAACCACCATCGCGACGTTCACCTCGAATTCGCAAGGAAAAGCTTTCAGTAACCAAAAAAGCTAACCAAGATTTAACGGATGATACAAATAatgtacaaacaaacaaaaagactGGGAAATCCCTAGAAAAATCTGAAATTTGTATAAAGAAGAGTGTACTGTTTGACAAAAGTACAGAAAATGTGCTGCCTTCTTCTTGCTCTGGATCAAAACTTACATTAATTTCAGTCGGTAAAACTGAAGTTTCATCAACACTAACAAGAGGCCGGGTAAAATCCAGCATCAAAAATATTGTCAACAATTTGGTGAATCAGTCAGTTTATCAGAAGCCTGAAACAGTCTCTTCTCCAAGTTTAAATGCTCTTACTTGTGGAAGTAAACCAAAAGCAGTCCAGGCCACTGAGGATGAAATAGCCTTCCCAACTAGTCCTCAAGTAAGGCAGAGACCAAGCACTGTGCCAACTACCCCAACCCAACAAGTCGTTTGTTGTCGACAACTGAGCGCAAGTTTATCAGATGTGTTTTATGACACAACGGTTGAAGAAAGCTTCTTGACATCAGTGTGCTCATTTTTTCCTGAACCTGTGAAGAAACCTTTACAATCAAGTGGTGAACAATCTAACAGATCAAAAGTGCAGCCCACTTCTACTTACATTGCTTTCAGTCAACCAACTTTTACACCACCACGCACCAACctagaaatgaaaaaaatcccatTCAGACCGAACAGAACTAATCATTGTGTCGTTGATTCTAGTTTGAAGCAACAGCCTCGGGGACAAACATtgagcaaagatttagaagaTGAAGTAAGACAGAGCGCCCAACTCTTGTTAAATTCAGTTTCTACAAATAAATCGCACTGTATTTTGTCAACCACACTTGAAGAAGTCAAACAGTCACCAAaggtaaatttattaaatgtaaacaaagataaagtGAATTCTGAACAAGCTTTTCCTGATTCAAGCCGGCGGAAATCGTTAGACATTGCAACGCAGACCTCTGAGGAAGAAGATTCAAACATAGTAAAAACCTCGGAACAACAGACATCATCGAAATTAAAACTGAATGTTCCACCAAAGAAACCTCCACGCAGTGCAAGTCCTAACTCAATACCATCAGTCATAAAAGAGTCTCGTTCAAAACCTAAAACTCCTCCAGTGGGAATAAATGCTAAGAATACAACACAATCAGAAAACTTTCCTTACTACCATCTCTTTCCAGCATTCACAGGAATATCTCCATTACGTCAACCGCCTTTTCTATCACCAACATTCATTCCTGTCAATATTGATCACCAATTTATCAGCAGTCCAACATTTCCTGCGTTTGTAGTGGCTGGAGAAACACAACGGTCTTCCATATCAGCTTCATCTGGCAATGATTCCGTGTCTTACCAGATGCCAACAATTCAACAGGCTTACTACCACTCATCTAAAGGGCCGAGCACTTCATATGCAGCATTGGGTGTTCACCCTGGATATCCTCAGCCTTCAAGAAAGAAATTAGTGAAGACAAGCAGAGCTTCTTTATATAAGAGTAACCGTGGCTCTAAAAACACCCCAGTTTACCCACATGTACCTCACCCACGTGGTCCACCAAGCAGAAAGGTAAACCCTATTCGTCGCCGACGTTCCTATCCAGGATTGCTGAGTTCAGCTGCTGTGGCAAAAGCAAGACTTTCCAGGCGAGTCGCCACTTCAAACATGAGACAACAATACATTAGCAACAACCTTAACTTCTCTCATCCATCTGGAAGGATACAAAGACGACCACGATTTGTTAGGAGCAGTTTAACTGAAGATGTAATATTAGAAACTTTAACAAAAGGAGCATTATCACCAACATTTTTAACCAAACCATCAACAAAAAAG ATAAATAAAGGAagcttaaacaaaaaagaaacaaatgagGCAACATCCATTGCTGGACTTCCTACCAAACATG GAACcaaagaagttttaaaagaagaaaataaaaatgtagatTTAATTAAAGATAATCTGCAagaaaaagatgttttaacCGCTCCTATTATGTCTTCTGGCATTAAATCTGGTGAAGAAGTTCCAACAGGACAT CACAAGATTGAATTGAATGACATCTCTAACCAGGAtcaaaaaaaag GACACGGGAAAGCAAAAAATCCACTTTCAAAAAATAAGACGtttaatttctgttaa
- the LOC100182097 gene encoding uncharacterized protein LOC100182097 isoform X2, with protein sequence MNRRFVHPSIYGQVYAPPQNQFLPAHCPILPPPGFILPNVCQVPLPLLSYPQLPYGLPDAYGRYTSCYIPQPPGYPPTTYNVAPPGMLHLRSPWPAMVEPPHPPPYPPLSYATQHTNTTQQPEPGTKCDGGHATGLATTAPLFDQQQNTRQKKRRQRNITNNQSKHIRKTSSNRIRYITSLRKINRSKHLMRSRRMSNNSHRKSVSVEPVELSSIAIETDHGEYESCDENDEITQDNEFVWDAKQSMDETNISEKQQFIHSNIEPHPKNPDYTIITNDKSFSYVNYNPDVLPTKLDRMWLQIGPVQKQNEKIPKTSTNINTSLDVAFKSPRSDERHSNKQTDSVNRNSAWKATGSGYKCCSDSNQPKKVVQPCQHLKSCLFCCCTPCLQKQGINRTFEANHNLEPIIQDDSEVWDESKNRATKKGDNNQDLNSSKSLVAGGESETLKLCVSGLWWDQSTNAGFTEAKVVSENSNSATSDAEQSVDSSEIEISGPFIQEMDDLVIVDTAPSRNVSSHHNEEYDINHNVSLNKESPACDTTKDRKKLDVDWEAIRSVVPQDYITRSYTDEGTAEVYDIGSNVVGGVSSSSLSSFVETRIADDDEAIVAVIDKNNATDIRNVHAGMGEENNMVNTSYDTSTPVRTVFTTVHGKRVMTPTTSARAGWGKQDVKLLLLSNRDNSKIDSKSSKDEDIANSGSKDESHLINENTISNAQSTSAATLVRNKPLLLTSQVRTSRSVLPSKKSKSVPTSPFRTSSIPQHLTLSRLSSSYYGTADTSPARFNNITCDGSPISYSVNPSNKSPDTTYLLTPASSVLEFLAPKSKIVSNEKQTQELKSQTHKIAQKSLVKSKTTSQLISKSNCQVLQKKTRKTMPRIVKKTNTLKQKQTSDSAYTSPSSCPSSRTITPGVSPDKPPVQLGSYGSKTVVKAKHKKSVSSRPKSSAARRNLTPNVDKESSKPVSTKVIFSEDSKSRSSKSSTTTDASLSIVTQSKIKVANLRLRQDEIKKKQLSKITSVTKPTTVVGKKPPSRRSPRIRKEKLSVTKKANQDLTDDTNNVQTNKKTGKSLEKSEICIKKSVLFDKSTENVLPSSCSGSKLTLISVGKTEVSSTLTRGRVKSSIKNIVNNLVNQSVYQKPETVSSPSLNALTCGSKPKAVQATEDEIAFPTSPQVRQRPSTVPTTPTQQVVCCRQLSASLSDVFYDTTVEESFLTSVCSFFPEPVKKPLQSSGEQSNRSKVQPTSTYIAFSQPTFTPPRTNLEMKKIPFRPNRTNHCVVDSSLKQQPRGQTLSKDLEDEVRQSAQLLLNSVSTNKSHCILSTTLEEVKQSPKVNLLNVNKDKVNSEQAFPDSSRRKSLDIATQTSEEEDSNIVKTSEQQTSSKLKLNVPPKKPPRSASPNSIPSVIKESRSKPKTPPVGINAKNTTQSENFPYYHLFPAFTGISPLRQPPFLSPTFIPVNIDHQFISSPTFPAFVVAGETQRSSISASSGNDSVSYQMPTIQQAYYHSSKGPSTSYAALGVHPGYPQPSRKKLVKTSRASLYKSNRGSKNTPVYPHVPHPRGPPSRKVNPIRRRRSYPGLLSSAAVAKARLSRRVATSNMRQQYISNNLNFSHPSGRIQRRPRFVRSSLTEDVILETLTKGALSPTFLTKPSTKKINKGSLNKKETNEATSIAGLPTKHGTKEVLKEENKNVDLIKDNLQEKDVLTAPIMSSGIKSGEEVPTGHHKIELNDISNQDQKKGHGKAKNPLSKNKTFNFC encoded by the exons ATGAACAGAAGATTTGTGCACCCTAGTATATATGGACAGGTATATGCTCCACCGCAAAATCAATTTCTACCAGCACATTGCCCAATACTTCCACCTCCTGGCTTTATTCTACCAAATG TTTGTCAAGTTCCTTTGCCGCTTCTATCATATCCCCAGTTACCATACGGATTACCAGATGCGTATGGAAGATATACTTCATGCTACATCCCTCAACCACCTGGCTACCCACCAACTACGTACAACGTTGCTCCACCAG GAATGCTTCACCTAAGAAGTCCATGGCCAGCAATGGTTGAACCCCCCCACCCCCCACCATATCCACCACTTAGCTATGCAACACAACACACAAATACAACTCAACAACCTGAACCTGGAACCAAATGTGATGGTGGTCACGCAACTGGATTAGCTACGACTGCACCtctttttg ACCAGCAACAAAATACTCGACAAAAAAAACGGAGACAAAGAAACATAACCAACAACCAATCAAAACATATTCGTAAAACATCATCCAATCGGATTCGTTACATCACATCATTAAGAAAAATTAATCGTTCTAAACATTTGATG agaaGCAGACGAATGTCAAATAATTCTCACCGAAAATCAGTTTCTGTTGAACCTGTTGAGCTGAGTAGCATCGCAATTGAAACAG ATCATGGTGAATATGAATCATGTGAtgaaaatgatgaaataacCCAAGACAATGAATTTGTGTGGGATGCTAAACAAAGTATggatgaaacaaatataagtgaaaaacaacagttca TTCATTCGAACATAGAACCTCATCCCAAAAACCCTGACTACACAATCATCACAAATGACAAATCATTTTCATATGTCAACTATAATCCTGATGTTCTTCCAACTAAACTGGATAGGATGTGGTTACAG ATTGGGCCAGTgcaaaaacagaatgaaaagattCCCAAGACTTCTACAAATATCAACACTTCACTTGATGTTGCATTCAAATCACCTCGAAGTGATGAACGTCATTCTAATAAACAAACCGATTCTGTCAACAGGAACAGTGCTTGGAAGGCTACAGGCAGCGGATACAAATGCTGTAGTGActcaaaccaaccaaaaaaaGTTGTGCAGCCATGTCAGCATTTAAAGTCCTGTTTGTTCTGTTGTTGCACACCTTGCTTGCAGAAGCAGGGAATAAATCGAACATTTGAAGCAAATCATAACCTGGAACCAATAATACAAGATGATTCTGAAGTTTGGGATGAAAGTAAGAATAGAGCCACAAAAAAAGGTGATAATAATCAAGATTTAAACTCCTCAAAATCTTTAGTTGCTGGTGGCGAAagtgaaacattaaaattgtGTGTTAGTGGCTTGTGGTGGGACCAGAGTACTAATGCTGGTTTCACTGAAGCAAAAGTTGTATCTGAAAACAGTAACTCAGCCACTAGTGATGCTGAACAAAGTGTTGATTCGTCCGAGATAGAAATATCTGGACCATTTATTCAAGAAATGGATGATTTAGTAATAGTAGACACTGCCCCAAGTCGCAACGTATCATCTCACCACAATGAAGAATATGATATAAATCACAATGTTTCTTTGAATAAAGAAAGTCCAGCATGTGACACCACTAAAGATCGTAAGAAACTTGATGTTGACTGGGAAGCCATACGTTCAGTTGTACCACAagattatataacaagatcaTACACTGATGAAGGGACAGCGGAAGTTTATGATATCGGATCAAATGTTGTTGGTGGTGTATCCTCATCCTCGCTGTCATCATTCGTGGAAACAAGGATAGCTGATGATGATGAAGCAATTGTTGCAGTGATTGATAAAAACAATGCAACAGACATCCGTAATGTACATGCTGGTATGGGGGAGGAGAATAACATGGTAAATACTTCATATGATACCTCCACACCTGTAAGAACAGTTTTTACCACCGTCCATGGTAAACGTGTTATGACACCAACTACTTCAGCAAGGGCAGGTTGGGGAAAGCAAGATGTCAAACTTCTTTTGCTGTCGAACAGAGACAACTCAAAAATTGATTCAAAGTCAAGCAAAGATGAGGATATTGCTAACAGTGGTAGTAAAGATGAAAGtcatttaataaatgaaaataccaTTTCCAATGCACAAAGTACATCAGCAGCCACTTTAGTACGCAACAAACCATTGCTTCTTACTTCTCAGGTTCGTACCTCACGAAGTGTCCTAccatcaaaaaaatcaaaatctgTTCCTACCAGTCCTTTTCGAACCTCCAGCATTCCTCAACATCTAACGCTTTCCAGACTTTCCTCAAGTTACTATGGTACAGCTGATACAAGCCCTGCACGTTTTAACAACATTACCTGTGATGGTTCGCCTATCTCATACAGTGTTAACCCCTCCAACAAATCACCAGATACCACATACTTGTTAACACCAGCATCATCAGTGTTGGAATTTCTTGCTCCAAAGTCAAAAATAGTTTCTAATGAAAAGCAAACACAAGAGCTTAAATCTCAAACACATAAAATCGCTCAAAAGTCCCTGGTTAAATCAAAGACAACTTCTCAACTAATTTCTAAGAGTAATTGTCAGGTTCTtcagaaaaaaacaagaaaaacaatGCCTCGTATTGTAAAGAAGAcaaacactttaaaacaaaaacaaacatcgGATTCTGCGTACACCTCTCCTTCATCTTGTCCTAGTTCACGAACTATTACACCCGGTGTTTCCCCTGATAAGCCACCAGTACAATTGGGAAGTTATGGATCCAAAACTGTGGTGAAGGCGAAGCATAAAAAGAGTGTTTCATCTCGACCTAAAAGTTCCGCAGCACGAAGAAATTTGACTCCAAACGTTGATAAAGAAAGTTCTAAACCAGTATCGACAAAAGTAATTTTCAGTGAAGATTCAAAATCTAGGTCTTCAAAGTCATCTACAACAACTGATGCATCTCTTTCCATTGTTACCCagagtaaaataaaagtagcAAACCTAAGGTTAAGACAGgatgaaattaaaaagaaacaacttAGCAAAATAACATCAGTTACAAAACCTACTACTGTGGTTGGAAAAAAACCACCATCGCGACGTTCACCTCGAATTCGCAAGGAAAAGCTTTCAGTAACCAAAAAAGCTAACCAAGATTTAACGGATGATACAAATAatgtacaaacaaacaaaaagactGGGAAATCCCTAGAAAAATCTGAAATTTGTATAAAGAAGAGTGTACTGTTTGACAAAAGTACAGAAAATGTGCTGCCTTCTTCTTGCTCTGGATCAAAACTTACATTAATTTCAGTCGGTAAAACTGAAGTTTCATCAACACTAACAAGAGGCCGGGTAAAATCCAGCATCAAAAATATTGTCAACAATTTGGTGAATCAGTCAGTTTATCAGAAGCCTGAAACAGTCTCTTCTCCAAGTTTAAATGCTCTTACTTGTGGAAGTAAACCAAAAGCAGTCCAGGCCACTGAGGATGAAATAGCCTTCCCAACTAGTCCTCAAGTAAGGCAGAGACCAAGCACTGTGCCAACTACCCCAACCCAACAAGTCGTTTGTTGTCGACAACTGAGCGCAAGTTTATCAGATGTGTTTTATGACACAACGGTTGAAGAAAGCTTCTTGACATCAGTGTGCTCATTTTTTCCTGAACCTGTGAAGAAACCTTTACAATCAAGTGGTGAACAATCTAACAGATCAAAAGTGCAGCCCACTTCTACTTACATTGCTTTCAGTCAACCAACTTTTACACCACCACGCACCAACctagaaatgaaaaaaatcccatTCAGACCGAACAGAACTAATCATTGTGTCGTTGATTCTAGTTTGAAGCAACAGCCTCGGGGACAAACATtgagcaaagatttagaagaTGAAGTAAGACAGAGCGCCCAACTCTTGTTAAATTCAGTTTCTACAAATAAATCGCACTGTATTTTGTCAACCACACTTGAAGAAGTCAAACAGTCACCAAaggtaaatttattaaatgtaaacaaagataaagtGAATTCTGAACAAGCTTTTCCTGATTCAAGCCGGCGGAAATCGTTAGACATTGCAACGCAGACCTCTGAGGAAGAAGATTCAAACATAGTAAAAACCTCGGAACAACAGACATCATCGAAATTAAAACTGAATGTTCCACCAAAGAAACCTCCACGCAGTGCAAGTCCTAACTCAATACCATCAGTCATAAAAGAGTCTCGTTCAAAACCTAAAACTCCTCCAGTGGGAATAAATGCTAAGAATACAACACAATCAGAAAACTTTCCTTACTACCATCTCTTTCCAGCATTCACAGGAATATCTCCATTACGTCAACCGCCTTTTCTATCACCAACATTCATTCCTGTCAATATTGATCACCAATTTATCAGCAGTCCAACATTTCCTGCGTTTGTAGTGGCTGGAGAAACACAACGGTCTTCCATATCAGCTTCATCTGGCAATGATTCCGTGTCTTACCAGATGCCAACAATTCAACAGGCTTACTACCACTCATCTAAAGGGCCGAGCACTTCATATGCAGCATTGGGTGTTCACCCTGGATATCCTCAGCCTTCAAGAAAGAAATTAGTGAAGACAAGCAGAGCTTCTTTATATAAGAGTAACCGTGGCTCTAAAAACACCCCAGTTTACCCACATGTACCTCACCCACGTGGTCCACCAAGCAGAAAGGTAAACCCTATTCGTCGCCGACGTTCCTATCCAGGATTGCTGAGTTCAGCTGCTGTGGCAAAAGCAAGACTTTCCAGGCGAGTCGCCACTTCAAACATGAGACAACAATACATTAGCAACAACCTTAACTTCTCTCATCCATCTGGAAGGATACAAAGACGACCACGATTTGTTAGGAGCAGTTTAACTGAAGATGTAATATTAGAAACTTTAACAAAAGGAGCATTATCACCAACATTTTTAACCAAACCATCAACAAAAAAG ATAAATAAAGGAagcttaaacaaaaaagaaacaaatgagGCAACATCCATTGCTGGACTTCCTACCAAACATG GAACcaaagaagttttaaaagaagaaaataaaaatgtagatTTAATTAAAGATAATCTGCAagaaaaagatgttttaacCGCTCCTATTATGTCTTCTGGCATTAAATCTGGTGAAGAAGTTCCAACAGGACAT CACAAGATTGAATTGAATGACATCTCTAACCAGGAtcaaaaaaaag GACACGGGAAAGCAAAAAATCCACTTTCAAAAAATAAGACGtttaatttctgttaa